The proteins below come from a single Aphanothece sacrum FPU1 genomic window:
- the gor gene encoding glutathione-disulfide reductase, with the protein MSYDFDLFVIGGGSGGIATARRAAEYGAKVGLAEMGRLGGTCVNKGCIPKKLMVYTSHFPHLFEESQGYGWSPVKSTLDWTKMITSVQNEVTRLNGIYQKMLDNSKVEIYRNYGKLIDSHTIEVGDKKVTADKILIAVGGHPVKPDIPGIEHTIISDNMFELPAQPKRLVVWGGGYIGVEFACIMQSLGSEVIQIIRQDKILKGFDEDLRSTIQEAMEKHGIRILSQCTITAIEKTSEGLKLSLQGQETTDMVLADTIGLAATGRKPNLDNLGLENAGVDVKNGAIAVDKYSCTSQPNIYAVGDCTDRINLTPVAINEGRAIADSEYGGKPRIMSHENVPSAVFSTPEAATVGLTEAEAIAQYGENAIKVYRSKFRPMYYILPAKDEKTLMKLVVHQETDRILGAHMVGDHAAEIIQGVAIAVKMGAKKADFDATVGIHPSSAEEFVTMR; encoded by the coding sequence ATGAGTTATGACTTTGATCTATTTGTTATTGGTGGAGGTTCAGGAGGAATCGCTACCGCTAGACGGGCCGCAGAATACGGGGCAAAAGTTGGGTTAGCAGAAATGGGTCGCTTAGGGGGAACTTGTGTAAATAAAGGTTGTATTCCTAAAAAATTAATGGTTTATACATCCCATTTTCCCCATCTATTTGAAGAATCTCAAGGATACGGTTGGAGTCCAGTTAAAAGCACTTTAGACTGGACAAAAATGATCACTTCTGTACAAAATGAAGTGACCCGACTCAATGGGATTTATCAAAAAATGTTAGATAATTCTAAGGTAGAAATTTATCGTAATTATGGTAAATTAATTGATTCCCATACTATTGAAGTTGGTGATAAAAAAGTCACTGCCGATAAAATTTTAATTGCGGTAGGAGGTCATCCGGTTAAACCCGATATACCAGGAATTGAACATACAATTATCTCCGATAATATGTTTGAATTGCCTGCCCAACCCAAACGATTAGTAGTCTGGGGAGGGGGTTATATTGGAGTTGAGTTTGCTTGCATTATGCAATCTTTAGGATCAGAAGTCATCCAAATTATTCGCCAAGATAAAATTTTAAAAGGATTTGATGAAGATCTAAGATCCACCATTCAAGAAGCCATGGAAAAGCATGGTATTCGCATTCTGAGTCAATGTACAATCACTGCAATTGAAAAGACATCAGAAGGTTTAAAATTGTCCTTACAAGGGCAAGAAACAACGGATATGGTATTAGCAGATACCATCGGTTTAGCCGCAACAGGACGGAAACCTAATTTAGATAATTTAGGACTAGAAAATGCGGGAGTAGATGTGAAAAATGGGGCGATCGCCGTTGATAAATATAGTTGCACCAGTCAACCCAATATTTATGCTGTTGGCGACTGTACTGATCGCATTAATTTGACCCCTGTAGCGATTAATGAGGGACGGGCCATTGCCGATAGCGAATATGGGGGCAAACCCCGTATAATGAGTCATGAAAACGTCCCCTCAGCCGTTTTTAGTACCCCAGAAGCGGCTACTGTTGGCTTAACTGAAGCCGAAGCGATCGCCCAATATGGAGAAAATGCCATTAAAGTGTATCGTAGTAAATTTCGCCCAATGTACTATATTCTGCCAGCAAAAGACGAAAAAACCTTGATGAAGTTAGTAGTACATCAAGAAACTGATCGGATATTAGGGGCCCACATGGTGGGAGACCACGCAGCCGAAATTATTCAAGGTGTGGCGATCGCGGTGAAAATGGGAGCTAAAAAAGCCGATTTTGATGCGACAGTGGGAATACATCCCAGTTCAGCCGAAGAATTCGTGACCATGCGCTAA
- a CDS encoding peroxiredoxin, with protein MTTEGYLRVGQPAPDFTATAVIDQEFQTKKLSSYRGKYVVLFFYPLDFTFVCPTEIIAFSDRYEEFTRINTEVLGVSVDSEFAHLAWIQTERKNGGVGDVAYPLISDIKKELSTAYNVLDPEAGVALRGLFIIDKEGIIQHVTINNLSFGRSVDETLRTLKAVQYVQSHPDEVCPAGWQEGDKTMVPDPVKSKIYFSTV; from the coding sequence ATGACGACAGAAGGATATTTGCGCGTAGGACAACCCGCACCTGATTTTACCGCAACAGCAGTTATTGATCAGGAATTTCAAACCAAAAAACTCTCTAGTTATCGTGGCAAATATGTTGTCTTATTCTTCTATCCTTTAGATTTTACTTTTGTTTGCCCCACTGAAATCATTGCCTTTAGCGATCGCTACGAAGAATTTACCAGAATTAATACGGAAGTTTTAGGAGTATCAGTAGACAGTGAATTTGCCCACTTAGCTTGGATTCAAACTGAGCGAAAAAATGGAGGTGTTGGAGATGTTGCTTATCCTCTAATTTCTGATATTAAAAAAGAACTTAGTACCGCTTACAATGTATTAGATCCCGAAGCTGGTGTTGCCTTGCGTGGACTTTTTATTATTGATAAAGAGGGAATTATTCAACACGTAACTATTAATAATCTTTCCTTTGGTCGTAGTGTAGATGAGACTTTGCGCACTCTTAAAGCGGTTCAATATGTACAGAGTCATCCTGATGAAGTTTGCCCCGCAGGTTGGCAAGAAGGTGACAAAACTATGGTTCCTGATCCTGTTAAATCTAAAATCTACTTTTCCACTGTTTAG
- a CDS encoding cytochrome b/b6 domain-containing protein — protein sequence MFQPYQPLLLRIFHGLTAIFTILAILTAYWTYDVYDGRWGKIPLPKFEDIEGIHGTFGLWALLIFPCLVFYAFHQGQKRLIQTNTLEKLTKISQKGWWYHLHRLVNTLILFSLTFAVFTGKMMDETWLPNGELNHAWYYGHLISWLILIISLAVHLLMSAKVGGLPFLLSIINWSYKIQDSPSKWKLQVIEYWQNFRFSLIRKWWQSSSWIKWLETIIWLSLGAAWIISLIKEIPHNKTF from the coding sequence ATGTTTCAACCTTATCAACCGTTACTTTTGCGCATTTTTCACGGCTTAACTGCTATTTTTACGATTTTAGCTATCCTAACTGCCTATTGGACTTATGATGTTTATGATGGCAGATGGGGAAAAATCCCCTTACCTAAATTTGAAGACATCGAAGGCATTCATGGAACCTTTGGTTTATGGGCATTATTAATTTTTCCTTGCTTAGTTTTTTATGCTTTTCATCAAGGACAAAAGCGATTAATTCAAACTAATACCTTGGAAAAACTCACGAAAATTAGTCAAAAAGGTTGGTGGTATCATCTTCATCGCTTGGTTAATACTCTGATTCTGTTTTCTTTAACCTTTGCGGTTTTTACCGGAAAAATGATGGATGAAACATGGCTTCCGAATGGAGAACTTAATCATGCTTGGTATTATGGACATTTAATCTCATGGCTTATTTTAATTATTAGTTTAGCCGTTCATTTATTAATGAGTGCTAAAGTTGGCGGCTTACCTTTTTTATTATCTATAATTAATTGGTCATATAAAATTCAAGATAGTCCCTCAAAATGGAAATTACAAGTGATAGAATATTGGCAAAACTTTCGTTTCAGTTTGATTCGTAAGTGGTGGCAATCTTCTTCTTGGATAAAATGGTTAGAGACGATTATTTGGCTCAGTTTAGGGGCAGCTTGGATCATTTCTTTAATTAAAGAGATACCCCATAATAAAACTTTTTAA
- a CDS encoding ArsR/SmtB family transcription factor, with amino-acid sequence METSVTLPTESDALLICQPHTWETQPLKVFQNKILSVEKAQRMAEFFSLIGDGNRLRIISILAHQELCVCDLANILNMTESAVSHQLRTLKTMRLVRYEKRGRKVFYSLQDHHVLALYQSVAEHLDETD; translated from the coding sequence ATGGAAACATCCGTAACTCTTCCTACTGAGTCTGATGCTCTCCTGATATGCCAACCCCATACCTGGGAAACTCAACCTCTAAAAGTCTTTCAAAATAAAATTCTGAGTGTTGAAAAAGCTCAACGCATGGCCGAGTTTTTTAGTTTAATAGGAGATGGAAATCGCTTACGAATTATATCTATATTAGCCCATCAAGAGTTATGTGTTTGTGATTTAGCGAACATCTTGAATATGACTGAATCTGCTGTTTCCCATCAGTTACGAACTCTTAAAACCATGCGTTTAGTTAGATATGAGAAAAGGGGACGCAAGGTGTTTTATTCGTTGCAAGACCATCATGTTTTAGCATTGTATCAATCTGTTGCAGAACACCTTGATGAAACTGACTAG
- a CDS encoding metallothionein, protein MTAATVTQMKCACTSCVCIVNLSDAIQKDGKYYCSDACATGHSSGAGCSHHGCECHG, encoded by the coding sequence ATGACAGCAGCGACCGTTACTCAAATGAAATGTGCTTGTACTTCTTGTGTTTGTATCGTAAATCTCAGCGATGCAATCCAAAAAGACGGCAAATACTATTGTTCTGATGCTTGTGCCACTGGACATTCTAGCGGTGCAGGATGTTCTCATCACGGATGTGAATGTCACGGCTAG
- a CDS encoding DegT/DnrJ/EryC1/StrS family aminotransferase, with amino-acid sequence MAQQPIKPFYFDITDEEIDYFALESKKILKSGRLILGENTAEFEKDFAQYVGTKHAIAVNTGSSGLEIILRLKKAEKTTVLVPTNTNFATVAAVLRVGGQVKYLDMDESTFAPSLDMVKEAVEKGANPAISGLLWVHIGGVISAEFPQIVEYCHENGLFVLEDTAHAHGSQINGVQAGNLGDGAAFSFFPTKIMTTFEGGMITLNDDEEDYIARSLRNQGKRGMDFGGLHTDFGNSTRMTEIHAVLGRIQLAKLSEMIEKRQRCYELITAPLREAGIKFVSTDHMDSASQYKLMVLLPEGKNPQEIKNALAAEDIFLGGTVYEIPCHLQPVFQDMCPVSSLPRAEYWCPNHICPPLTSGMKEEDAKIVAEALVRHLSL; translated from the coding sequence ATGGCACAACAACCCATTAAACCCTTTTATTTCGATATTACAGACGAAGAAATCGACTATTTTGCCCTGGAGTCCAAAAAGATTCTTAAGTCCGGTAGACTCATTTTAGGGGAGAATACCGCCGAATTTGAAAAAGACTTTGCTCAATATGTTGGCACCAAACACGCGATCGCGGTTAATACTGGTTCATCTGGTCTAGAAATTATTTTACGTCTCAAAAAAGCAGAAAAAACAACGGTTTTAGTGCCTACTAACACTAATTTTGCCACCGTTGCAGCCGTTTTAAGAGTCGGGGGACAAGTTAAATACTTAGACATGGATGAGTCAACCTTTGCACCCTCTTTAGATATGGTAAAAGAGGCTGTGGAAAAAGGTGCTAATCCTGCTATTTCTGGCCTATTATGGGTACATATTGGGGGTGTTATTTCGGCTGAGTTTCCCCAAATTGTGGAATATTGCCACGAAAATGGATTATTTGTCTTAGAAGATACTGCCCATGCTCACGGCAGTCAAATTAATGGGGTACAGGCTGGAAATTTAGGGGATGGGGCCGCCTTTTCCTTCTTTCCTACCAAAATTATGACCACCTTTGAAGGAGGAATGATCACCCTCAATGACGATGAAGAAGATTATATCGCGCGATCGCTGAGAAACCAAGGTAAACGGGGAATGGACTTTGGGGGTTTACATACAGATTTTGGTAATAGTACCCGTATGACTGAAATTCACGCAGTTTTAGGTCGTATTCAGTTAGCTAAACTGTCTGAAATGATTGAAAAACGGCAACGTTGTTATGAATTAATTACTGCACCTTTGAGAGAAGCAGGAATTAAATTTGTCTCTACTGATCATATGGATAGTGCTAGTCAGTATAAATTAATGGTACTGTTACCTGAAGGAAAAAACCCTCAAGAAATTAAAAACGCTTTAGCAGCAGAGGATATATTTTTAGGGGGAACAGTTTACGAAATTCCTTGTCATTTACAACCTGTTTTTCAAGATATGTGTCCAGTTTCAAGTTTACCTCGCGCTGAATATTGGTGTCCGAACCATATTTGTCCGCCATTAACATCAGGAATGAAGGAAGAAGATGCGAAAATAGTCGCAGAAGCATTAGTTAGACATTTATCTCTATAA
- a CDS encoding type IV pilus twitching motility protein PilT: MPPLPPPPLPQLDSNPSPRGRAPGQPSLQELIHHAFEEGYSDVHIGIGERPRMRDRGEMLPLDYPETDPNTFMSWLREILKEEEIQRFKRELEFDGATQYDFARVRINVFDSLRGHAMVLRLIPLKILTMEQLRLPMIFKEISDSHKGLILVTGPTGSGKSTTMAAMVDYINKEHPKHIITIEDPVEFVHQSRRSLIKQREVGMHTLRFDNALKAALREDPDIILVGEMRDKETVNTALKAAQTGHLVMGTLHTNSAVKTLERILSLYSAEEREAMRVAMAESLVAIIAQGLCRTTDGKRAAYHDVMINTETVKDYIIRGQNDEILELMKNGEFDGMITSNQALFNLYQEGRITEETALELSPTPNEMAMMLRGRI; the protein is encoded by the coding sequence ATGCCTCCTTTACCCCCTCCCCCTTTACCTCAACTAGATTCTAATCCATCCCCAAGAGGACGGGCCCCAGGACAACCAAGTTTACAAGAACTGATACACCATGCCTTTGAGGAAGGTTATTCTGATGTTCACATAGGCATAGGAGAACGACCCCGTATGCGCGATCGCGGGGAAATGTTGCCTTTAGATTATCCTGAAACCGACCCCAACACATTTATGAGTTGGTTACGGGAAATTCTCAAAGAAGAAGAAATTCAACGCTTTAAAAGAGAACTCGAATTTGACGGGGCCACTCAATATGACTTTGCTAGGGTTCGGATTAACGTTTTTGATAGTTTACGGGGCCACGCAATGGTTTTGCGGTTAATTCCCCTGAAAATTTTAACTATGGAACAACTGCGGTTGCCTATGATTTTTAAAGAGATCTCTGATTCTCATAAAGGCTTAATTTTGGTCACGGGGCCCACTGGATCAGGAAAATCAACCACTATGGCCGCCATGGTTGATTATATTAACAAAGAACATCCTAAACACATCATCACTATTGAAGATCCCGTTGAATTTGTCCATCAAAGTCGTCGTTCTCTGATTAAACAACGGGAAGTCGGAATGCACACCTTACGGTTTGATAATGCCCTCAAAGCGGCTTTACGAGAAGATCCTGATATCATTCTGGTAGGGGAAATGCGGGACAAGGAAACGGTTAATACTGCCCTCAAAGCGGCACAAACGGGTCACTTAGTCATGGGAACTCTCCATACCAATAGTGCAGTCAAAACCCTAGAACGGATTCTCAGTTTGTACAGTGCTGAAGAACGCGAAGCCATGCGAGTGGCTATGGCAGAATCTTTGGTGGCTATTATTGCTCAAGGGTTATGTCGTACAACCGATGGCAAACGGGCCGCCTATCACGATGTTATGATCAATACGGAAACGGTTAAAGATTATATTATTCGCGGTCAAAATGACGAAATTCTTGAATTGATGAAGAATGGAGAGTTTGACGGCATGATTACCAGTAACCAGGCTTTATTTAACCTTTATCAAGAAGGACGTATCACTGAAGAAACTGCCCTAGAATTATCTCCCACTCCTAATGAAATGGCTATGATGCTACGGGGGAGAATCTAG
- a CDS encoding circadian clock KaiB family protein, with the protein MSGASLLTLATLTETSVVPSDLFKGIALFTPGGDVVYCRDKTKQIHWHSHLCVVLQECLKLPAPPHFLVPGYTATVDRWFCSGKREVRMAAEVYPAVKRYQLLLNVLFDTPDLVWETAQWQDEICNPIILETYRSEFPQLWESHDLIYRLENPFLSDKERQPLVTPSDEIETSDSHQGYILRLFVSGNSSSTKNTLKTIHHLLETELQHPYTLKVIDIIKHPEEAETHQISATPTLLRVSPKPMRRIVGEFQDLSRVLQIINYKL; encoded by the coding sequence ATGTCCGGTGCTTCATTGTTAACCCTAGCAACCTTGACTGAAACCTCTGTTGTTCCATCAGACCTGTTTAAAGGTATTGCCCTTTTTACTCCTGGGGGCGATGTTGTTTATTGTCGAGATAAGACTAAGCAGATTCATTGGCATTCTCATTTATGTGTAGTCCTGCAAGAGTGCTTGAAGTTGCCGGCCCCTCCCCATTTTCTCGTACCTGGTTATACGGCAACCGTTGATCGCTGGTTTTGTTCAGGGAAACGGGAAGTAAGAATGGCTGCTGAAGTTTATCCAGCAGTTAAGCGGTATCAACTCTTACTCAATGTATTGTTTGATACTCCTGATCTTGTCTGGGAGACAGCCCAATGGCAAGACGAAATTTGTAACCCGATTATCTTGGAAACCTATCGTTCTGAGTTTCCCCAACTTTGGGAGAGTCATGATCTAATCTATCGTTTAGAGAACCCTTTTCTCTCAGACAAGGAACGTCAACCCTTAGTTACTCCTTCTGATGAGATAGAGACATCAGACAGCCATCAAGGTTATATCTTACGTCTTTTTGTGTCGGGCAATAGTTCATCTACTAAAAATACCCTGAAAACCATCCATCATTTACTCGAAACAGAACTACAACACCCTTATACTCTCAAAGTGATTGATATTATCAAACACCCTGAAGAAGCGGAGACTCATCAGATATCCGCTACCCCAACCCTATTGAGAGTTTCCCCTAAACCCATGCGACGCATTGTCGGAGAGTTTCAAGATCTCTCTAGAGTATTACAAATTATAAATTATAAATTATGA
- the queA gene encoding tRNA preQ1(34) S-adenosylmethionine ribosyltransferase-isomerase QueA, translated as MMNDQLLASYDYHLPPELIAQTPVTPRDSSRLLVVNSATTQVHSQFRDLTEWLLPGDLLVFNNTRVIPARLYGRKSTGAPVEILLLEEKSPFCWLALVKPGKRFTLGSQIEFADESGQIKLMATVLERDEETGGRLLKFEINSHELFWQILEQVGLIPFPPYVTESEAQPSQYQTVYAQEPGAVAAPTAGLHFTEDLLERLSQKGIGQAYLTLHVGVGTFRPVEISDITQHKMHQEWVEVPEITVNKIVETKKQGGRVIAVGTTVVRSLEGAAKVAKSEGKDGLIPFRAKTDLFIYPGYKWQVVEGMITNFHLPCSSLLMLVSALIGRERLMSLYQEAIKQKYRFYSFGDGMLILPEGKSNK; from the coding sequence ATGATGAATGATCAGTTATTAGCTAGTTATGATTATCATTTACCTCCTGAATTAATTGCTCAAACCCCTGTTACCCCTAGAGATAGTTCTCGTTTATTAGTGGTTAATTCAGCAACAACTCAGGTTCATAGTCAATTTCGGGATTTGACTGAGTGGCTTTTACCTGGGGACTTGTTGGTGTTTAATAATACTCGTGTGATTCCGGCCCGTTTGTATGGTCGAAAATCTACGGGGGCCCCTGTAGAGATTTTACTGTTAGAGGAGAAGTCCCCTTTCTGTTGGTTAGCCTTGGTTAAACCAGGAAAAAGGTTTACTCTGGGTTCTCAGATTGAGTTCGCAGACGAAAGCGGACAGATCAAGTTAATGGCAACGGTTTTAGAACGGGATGAGGAGACGGGGGGACGACTATTAAAGTTTGAGATTAATTCTCATGAACTATTTTGGCAAATTCTTGAACAAGTCGGACTCATTCCGTTTCCGCCTTATGTTACGGAATCTGAGGCGCAACCTTCTCAATATCAGACGGTTTATGCTCAAGAACCTGGTGCGGTGGCGGCCCCGACTGCTGGTTTACATTTTACGGAAGATTTATTAGAACGGTTGAGTCAAAAGGGTATTGGTCAAGCTTATCTGACTTTGCACGTGGGTGTAGGGACGTTTCGTCCGGTAGAAATTAGTGATATTACTCAACATAAGATGCACCAAGAATGGGTAGAAGTGCCGGAAATAACTGTTAATAAGATTGTTGAGACGAAGAAACAAGGGGGCAGAGTTATTGCGGTAGGAACTACAGTTGTTAGGAGTTTAGAAGGGGCGGCCAAGGTGGCTAAAAGTGAAGGGAAAGATGGTTTAATTCCTTTTCGGGCTAAGACGGATTTATTTATTTATCCTGGGTATAAATGGCAGGTGGTTGAGGGCATGATTACTAATTTTCATCTGCCTTGTTCTAGTTTATTAATGTTAGTTAGTGCCTTGATTGGCAGAGAAAGATTGATGAGTTTATATCAAGAGGCGATCAAGCAAAAATATCGGTTTTATTCTTTTGGGGATGGTATGTTAATTTTGCCAGAAGGCAAGAGTAATAAGTAA
- a CDS encoding XisI protein codes for MDNLAQYRQIIPKIIEKHAAYQPSYGDIETIQVCDLVHDNYLLMNLGWDRTGRVHAVDLHLRIRENKIWIEWDGTENGVTEELLKAGVLKEDIVLGFYRPERRSITDFSVAH; via the coding sequence ATGGATAACTTAGCACAATACCGACAAATAATCCCAAAAATCATCGAGAAACACGCAGCTTATCAACCTAGTTATGGAGACATCGAAACGATCCAAGTTTGTGATTTAGTTCACGATAATTATCTGCTGATGAATTTGGGTTGGGATCGAACAGGTCGAGTTCATGCAGTCGATTTACATTTGCGAATTCGAGAGAATAAGATTTGGATTGAGTGGGATGGAACAGAAAACGGTGTGACCGAAGAACTTTTAAAAGCAGGAGTTTTAAAAGAAGATATTGTCTTAGGGTTTTATCGTCCTGAACGACGTTCCATCACTGATTTTTCAGTAGCTCATTGA
- a CDS encoding element excision factor XisH family protein encodes MYRTFLKRINPERPLYLAIAQDIYQDFFQRPAIQEIITDQQINLIVFDPNLEEILQWIT; translated from the coding sequence ATTTATCGAACATTTCTTAAACGAATTAATCCCGAAAGACCACTATATTTAGCAATTGCCCAAGATATTTATCAAGACTTCTTTCAACGTCCTGCTATTCAAGAAATTATTACAGATCAACAAATAAACTTGATTGTTTTTGACCCCAATTTAGAGGAAATTCTTCAATGGATAACTTAG
- a CDS encoding SH3 domain-containing protein yields MNRLSSLFQFILGFFLGVILLVSGTTALAYVVLYRMSSTPPKPTFAEEKPKPKVTAKDESKTTPQVAKTPVQEVPKQEVAAKEPEPSPEVKEEETEKLPDGAYKATVNWSTGLSLRAEPGQEAERIGGVDYNTELIILSTSPDGNWQKVRVAGGSQEGWIKAGNVQKVE; encoded by the coding sequence ATGAATCGTTTATCTTCACTGTTTCAATTTATTTTAGGCTTTTTCTTAGGGGTTATTCTTCTAGTAAGCGGAACGACTGCCTTAGCTTACGTTGTCTTATATCGGATGTCGTCTACTCCCCCAAAACCTACTTTTGCTGAGGAAAAACCTAAACCCAAAGTAACTGCCAAAGATGAATCTAAAACTACCCCTCAAGTAGCTAAAACTCCAGTTCAAGAAGTTCCTAAACAAGAAGTAGCGGCTAAAGAACCAGAACCTTCTCCTGAAGTGAAAGAGGAGGAGACAGAAAAGTTACCCGATGGGGCATATAAAGCAACTGTTAATTGGTCAACTGGCTTAAGTTTGCGAGCTGAACCTGGTCAAGAAGCTGAAAGAATTGGCGGGGTGGACTATAATACTGAATTGATTATTTTAAGTACCAGTCCTGATGGCAATTGGCAAAAAGTTCGGGTTGCTGGTGGCTCTCAAGAAGGTTGGATTAAAGCAGGTAATGTACAAAAAGTAGAATAA
- a CDS encoding AAA family ATPase, giving the protein MTFSQEFELLLRACYPLIYIPTPEEERVETAIASCAQKMLNRSVYIWDFVDGYQDNPNNEGVGKRNPLQALEFVEKLPQNVGGIFILRDFQRFLEDVSISRKLRNLARQLKSQPKNIVIISPEVEIPRELSEVLTIVDFPLPNGTEIKTEIQRLLASTGQSLSDTLLDELVRSSQGLSLERIRRVLTRCLASHGRIEPEDVELILEEKRQSIRQTQILDFYPATEQITDIGGLDNLKDWLLRRGGAFSQRARAYGLPHPRGLLLVGIQGTGKSLTAKAISHHWHLPLLRLDVGRLFGGLVGESESRTRQMISLAEALAPCVLWIDEIDKGFGGVEGKGDGGTTSRVFGTFINWLAEKQSPVFVVATANNIQTLPPEMLRKGRFDEIFFVGLPSQEEREAIFNVHLSRLRPHNLKNYDIKRLAYETPDFSGAEIEQTLIEAMHIGFSQNRDFTNDDILEAASQIIPLARTAQEQIEFLQNWAAAGKARLASRNSRLSSPISG; this is encoded by the coding sequence ATGACCTTTTCTCAAGAATTTGAACTTCTGCTACGGGCCTGCTATCCTTTAATCTATATTCCTACTCCCGAAGAAGAACGAGTAGAAACCGCGATCGCCAGTTGCGCACAAAAAATGCTTAATCGTTCTGTCTATATTTGGGATTTTGTGGACGGATATCAAGATAACCCGAATAATGAAGGCGTAGGAAAACGTAACCCCCTCCAAGCATTAGAATTTGTGGAAAAATTACCGCAAAATGTTGGGGGAATTTTCATTTTAAGAGATTTTCAAAGATTTCTCGAAGATGTTTCTATTTCCCGTAAACTGCGTAATCTAGCGCGACAGTTAAAATCTCAACCCAAAAATATCGTTATTATTTCCCCTGAAGTGGAAATTCCCCGCGAATTAAGCGAAGTTCTCACAATTGTAGATTTTCCCTTACCTAATGGCACAGAAATTAAAACAGAAATTCAACGACTATTAGCCTCCACCGGACAATCTTTATCTGATACCCTATTAGATGAATTAGTGCGCTCATCTCAAGGTCTTTCTTTAGAACGTATTCGTCGCGTTCTAACCCGTTGTTTAGCCAGTCATGGACGCATTGAACCCGAAGACGTAGAACTGATTTTGGAAGAAAAACGTCAATCTATCCGTCAAACCCAGATTCTCGACTTTTACCCCGCAACTGAACAAATTACCGATATTGGGGGATTAGATAATCTCAAAGATTGGTTGTTGCGTCGCGGTGGGGCATTTAGTCAACGAGCTAGAGCATATGGACTTCCTCATCCGAGGGGATTATTATTAGTAGGCATTCAGGGAACGGGAAAATCCCTAACAGCTAAAGCCATTTCACATCATTGGCATTTACCCTTATTAAGATTGGATGTAGGGCGATTATTTGGGGGTTTGGTGGGAGAATCAGAGTCTCGTACTCGTCAGATGATTAGTTTAGCTGAAGCATTAGCCCCTTGTGTTCTGTGGATAGATGAAATTGACAAAGGATTTGGGGGTGTGGAGGGAAAAGGGGACGGAGGGACGACAAGTCGGGTTTTTGGCACGTTTATTAATTGGTTAGCGGAAAAACAATCTCCGGTGTTTGTCGTGGCTACAGCTAATAATATTCAGACTTTACCACCGGAAATGTTAAGAAAGGGACGCTTTGACGAAATTTTCTTTGTGGGTTTGCCTTCTCAAGAGGAACGAGAAGCTATTTTTAACGTCCACTTGTCTAGACTCCGACCCCATAATCTGAAAAATTACGACATTAAGCGACTCGCTTATGAAACCCCAGATTTTTCGGGGGCAGAAATCGAACAAACCCTAATTGAGGCAATGCACATTGGTTTTAGTCAAAATCGAGACTTTACCAATGATGATATTTTAGAGGCAGCTAGTCAGATTATTCCTTTAGCACGAACTGCTCAAGAACAAATTGAGTTTCTGCAAAACTGGGCTGCTGCTGGAAAGGCACGTCTAGCTTCTCGCAATAGTCGCTTAAGTAGTCCAATTTCGGGTTAA